From Salvelinus sp. IW2-2015 linkage group LG18, ASM291031v2, whole genome shotgun sequence, a single genomic window includes:
- the opn9 gene encoding opsin 9 yields the protein MTINLAICDFGYSLLGAPCLIISSVSHGWVFGEAGCLWYGLQGFVFGIGSLITTCLISLDRCLKICSFRYGQWIERRHMSMSIGLVWFYSLFWASLPVFGFGSYGPEPFGTSCTINWWGMRSSFIDRLYILLILIMCFFLPTLTIVASYVTILLTVYRSSRALASIPSSTVTHTSKDLRLTKIAAVVCSTFLLSWTPYAIVSLYSALAPKEEHXAGEAMQGGGPSMGTGGSTGMASAFPNIPNIMGLLNWTSTENYGSNYGSVYYDPGESLRDVTNPDPYSYSGLGHSLSAASTRSSAPGQEGESETGSNRPVSCLPPMVSLIPAMFAKSHCMINPFIYQIMNKEFREDVYDILFGRQNGERRRMQGRAGSYSDTPKSSLSYCHSWRGRSNPKAMPMVELGKNKRAGDTTSVGWDALGVASLDTQVNMDGQSLSEAGRELGGSTSSSLMTE from the exons ATGACTATTAACCTGGCCATCTGTGATTTTGGATACAGCCTCTTGGGGGCGCCATGCCTCATAATTTCCAG TGTGTCCCATGGCTGGGTGTTTGGGGAAGCAGGGTGCCTGTGGTACGGGTTGCAGGGCTTTGTTTTTGGGATCGGCTCCCTCATCACCACCTGTCTCATCTCTCTGGACCGCTGCCTCAAGATCTGCAGCTTCAGATACG GTCAGTGGATCGAGAGACGTCACATGTCCATGTCCATAGGGCTGGTGTGGTTCTACTCTCTGTTCTGGGCCTCCCTGCCTGTCTTCGGCTTTGGCAGCTACGGACCAGAACCCTTTGGGACCAGCTGCACCATCAACTG GTGGGGGATGAGGTCATCTTTCATCGACAGGCTCTACATCTTGCTGATCCTGATCATGTGCTTTTTTCTCCCCACACTGACCATCGTCGCCTCCTACGTGACCATTCTGCTGACG GTTTACCGTTCTAGTCGCGCTCTGGCATCTATTCCCTCCTCAACTGTCACTCACACCAGCAAAGACCTGAGACTCACAAAG atAGCAGCTGTGGTGTGCTCYACCTTCCTCTTATCCTGGACTCCCTATGCCATTGTCTCCCTCTACTCCGCCTTGGCCCCCAAGGAGGAGCATKGGGCYGGGGAGGCCATGCAGGGAGGAGGCCCCTCCATGGGGACTGGAGGATCCACCGGGATGGCCTCAGCCTTCCCAAACATCCCCAACATTATGGGTCTCCTCAATTGGACCTCCACGGAAAACTACGGAAGCAACTACGGAAGTGTCTACTACGACCCTGGAGAATCCTTGCGGGACGTGACCAACCCAGATCCATACTCCTATTCTGGTTTAGGCCACAGTCTGTCTGCTGCTTCCACMCGCAGTTCAGCCCCAGGCCAGGAGGGGGAGTCGGAGACAGGGAGCAACCGGCCGGTGTCCTGCCTGCCACCTATGGTGTCTCTGATACCAGCAATGTTCGCCAAGTCTCACTGCATGATTAACCCTTTCATCTACCAGATCATGAACAAGGAGTTCAGAGAGGACGTGTACGACATACTGTTTGGGAGACAGaacggggagaggaggagaatgcaGGGAAGAGCAGGGAGCTACTCTGACA ccCCCAAAAGCAGCCTCTCCTACTGCCACAGCTGGCGAGGGAGGAGCAACCCCAAGGCCATGCCCATGGTGGAGTTGGGGAAGAATAAGAGGGCTGGCGACACCACCTCGGTGGGGTGGGACGCCCTGGGCGTGGCCTCGCTGGACACACAGGTCAACATGGACGGGCAGAGTCTGAGCGAGGCAGGGAGAGAGCTGGGGGGTTCCACCTCTAGTAGTCTGATGACCGAGTGA